The genomic window GCTCAACCATGGCGGAGATGCTGCACCCATCGTTTAATGAATTTTCGCGAAAGGCCAAGGACGGGAACCTGATCCCCGTCTATCGTGAGATCCTCGCTGACATGGAAACGCCGGTCTCGGCGTTTCGAAAGATCGATCGCGGTGAGTATGCCTTCTTGTTGGAGAGCGTGGAGGGGGGAGAAAAGTGGGGCCGCTATAGCTTTCTTGGCAGCAACCCCAGCCTTGTCTTGAAAGCCAAGGGATCGATGATTGAGGTGATCAGCAAGGATGGGATTCAATCTCACCCTATTGAAAAAGATGTACTGGAGCCACTGAAGGCGATCCTCTCGCGGTATCGGCCGGTGCAGACGGATGATCTGCCAAGATTCTATGGGGGAATGATTGGTTTTCTGGCCTACGATGTCGTTCGACAGTTTGAGCGGCTTCCGGCGATCACGAAGGACGATCTCGACCTGCCCGATGCCCTTTTTCTCCTGCCCGATACACTGCTGATCTTCGACAATGTGTCTCACCGGATCAAGGTGGTCTCCAATGTTCTTATTCCCGAGGCGACTCCGAGGCGACTCCGGGAGGCGTACGATGACGCCGCCAGGAAGATCGACGGGATCGTCGAGGCGCTGCGACGTCCGCTTGATATGAGTCAGACGCAGGGTAGAGGCGAAGGGACGCTACGCCTTGACTCCAGCATGAGTCATGCGGAGTTCATTCAGGCCGTACAGCGCGCGCAGGAGTATGTACGGGCTGGGGATATCGTCCAGGCGGTAATCTCCCAGCGTCTGTCGACCAAAACTGCAGCCGATCCTTTCGATATTTACCGAGCCCTCCGGATCATCAATCCGTCGCCGTATATGTACTACCTCCGGCTAGGCGATTTCCGGGTGGTCGGCAGTTCGCCCGAGGTGCTCGTCCGATTGGAGGAGGGCAGGATTGATCTCCGTCCGATCGCCGGTACCCGTCCAAGGGGGCGGAGCGATGCAGAGGACCTGGCCCTGGAGCAGGAGCTGCTCGACGATCCCAAAGAACGGGCAGAGCACATCATGCTGGTAGACCTCGGACGAAACGATGTCGGGCGGGTGGCAGAGGTGGGGTCGGTTACCGTCTCGGAGCTGATGGCGGTGGAGCGGTATTCGCACGTGATGCATATCGTCTCCAATGTTAAAGGGGTGCTCGCTGAGGGATACGATGCCTTCGATCTGCTGCGTGCCTGCTTTCCCGCCGGGACTGTGACCGGCGCTCCCAAGATACGAGCCATGGAGATCATTGAGGAGCTTGAGCAGGTGCGTCGTGGGCCGTATGCGGGCGCGGTTGGGTATTTTGGCTTCTCCGGCAACATGGATACCTGTATTACCATTCGCACGGTCGTCATCACCGACGGGATCGCGCATGTCCAGGTGGGCGCCGGGATCGTCGCCGACTCCGATCCGGAGCGCGAGTACGAGGAAACGATGAACAAGGCCAAGGGGATGCTCAAGGCGATCGAGATGGCCGAATCGGGCGATCTTTTGATCGGGCGTGCGGGGTAAACTTCGATGTTGGTTGTCATCGATAACTACGATTCCTTCACCTATAATCTGGTCCAGTACTTAGGCGAGCTCGGCGAACGCCCTCGCGTCTTCCGGAACGACCAGGTCACGCTGGAGGAGATCGAAGCGCTTCATCCCGATCAGATTGTAATCTCTCCGGGACCGAAGACCCCGAAGGAAGCCGGCATCAGTTGCGACCTCATCGGTCAGTTTGCCGGAAAGGTCTCGATCCTTGGCGTCTGCCTCGGCCATCAGTGCATCGGTGCCGCATTTGGCGGCCGGATCGTGCGGGCGGCTCGCTTGATGCACGGCAAGACCTCTCCGATCCACCATGACGGTCAGACTATCTTTTCTGGCCTCCCGAACCCCTTTGAGGCGACGCGCTACCATTCACTCCTCATCGATCGGGAGGAATTCCCTGATTGCCTGGAGATTTCGGCTGAGACCGCCGAAGGGGAGATCATGGGGGTTCGCCACAAGACGCATCGGATCGAAGGGATTCAATTCCACCCCGAATCGATCCTGACGAAAGAAGGCAAGGCCCTGCTCAGGAACTTCCTCTCACTCTCCTGAAGGGGCAGTAAGAATACAAGGTGAGATGATGATCCTGGAGGCGTTACAAAAGGTAGTCGAGCGACGAGACCTCAGCCCTGAAGAGGCCTTCATGACCATGGAAGAGATGATGTCGGGGAAAGCGTCTGATCCGCAGATCGCCGCCTTTCTCACGGCGCTTCGATGTAAGGGCGAGACGGTGGGTGAGATTACCAGTTTTGCCAGGGCGATGCGAACGCACGTGTCGCCGGTGGTGGTAGGGGCACGTTGCAACGTGCCCCTACTGGTGGATACCTGTGGTACCGGGGGCGACGCCGGCCACACCTTTAACATCTCAACGGCGGCTGCCTTCGTAACGGCCGGAACAGGAGTCCGGGTGGCCAAGCATGGCAACCGCTCGGTATCGAGTCTATGCGGAAGCGCCGACGTCATGGAGGCGCTGGGCGTAGACCTCACGCTCACGCCGGAGCAGGTAGGGAACTGTATCGACGAAGTCGGGATCGGGTTCTTGTACGCGCCGCTCTTGCACACGGCCATGCGCTACGTGATGACGGCTCGCCGGGACATACGGATCCGGACGGTGTTCAACATCCTTGGCCCCCTGACCAATCCTGCCGGGGCATCGGCTCAGGTGGTGGGCGTGTATGAAGACCGCCTCACAGAACTCTTAGCGAGCGCGCTGAATGATCTGGGGTCGAAGCGAGCGTTCGTCGTGTTCGGCCTTGACGGGCTTGATGAGCTCTCACCCACAGGAGAGAGCAGGGTTTCCGAGGTTAAAGATGGGCATGTTCACACCTACGTAGTCTCGCCGGAGGATTTCGGTCTTCAGCGGGCAACGCTTCGCGACCTGCAGGGCGGCAGTGCGGCTGAGAACGCAGCGATCATCAAGAAAATCCTGGGCGGGGAGATGGGGCCGAAACGCGACGTGGTGGTCATGAACGCCGCGCTGGCCATCGTCGCTGGCGGCAAGGCTGATGATTTCAAGGAGGGGGTCAGGCTGGCTGCTCGCTCGATCGATGCCGGCGCCGCCATGGAGAAGCTCTGCCGACTGGTGGAGTTCAGCCGGCGATACTGCCGGCAGTAATCTGGAGCGTTGATGCTGCGTCGTATTCTTGAGTACAAGCGCCAGGAGGTCACCGAACGGGAGGCGGCAATCCCGCTCGCGGAGCTGAGGGCGCAAGCGTTCGACTCACCGCCCCCGCGCGATTTCACGACCGCCGTCACAAGGAGTCGAAGGGAGACAGCGACGCGTGAACCCCTGAAGGCCATTGCTGAGATTAAACGCGCCTCACCGTCCGCGGGGGCGATCCGCGAGCCGCTTGACGTGGCTGAGATTGCGGCATCCTACCAGGCGGCCGGCGCGAGCGCGATCTCGGTTCTCACGGATGGGCGGTTCTTTAAAGGAAGCCTGAAGGATATTGCGACAGCTCGAGGGGCTGTCGATCTGCCGCTGCTCAGGAAAGAGTTCATCATCAGCCCCTACCAGATTTATGAGAGCCGCGCGCATCGGACAGACGCGATTTTGCTGATCGTCGCAGCCCTCGATGGTTCACAACTGGCCGACTTCTATTCACTGGCGACATCGCTGTCCCTGCATCCACTGGTTGAGGTTCATACCCTGACAGAGCTTGAGACCGCGAAGAAAGCGGGGGCCACACTCATCGGGATCAATAACCGAGATCTGGCAACCCTGGAGACCCGGTTGGACACCACGTTTGCGCTTCTGCCATACCTTCCCCCGAAGGCGGTCGTCGTAAGTGAAAGCGGCATCAGCCGTCCTGAAGAGATGCGGCGGTTAGCTGCGTCGCCTGTAGATGCGGTCCTGGTCGGCGAAGCCTTGCTCGCGAGTTCGGATCCCGGCGGCAGGCTTCGCGAGTTGTTGCTGGATGCCAACGGATGATTCGCGTCAAGATCTGCGGAATCACCTCGCAAGAAGATGCCTGGGTGGCGGTGGAGGCAGGGGCCGATGCCCTGGGATTCATCCTTGTGAAAGGGACGCCTCGGTACATCGAGCCGGAGGCCGCCGCCGTCATCGCCGCCCAGATGCCGCCATTTGTGGCAACAGTGGGAGTATTTATCGACCGGACACCCGAGGAGATTGATCAGATCGTGAGCGCCTCCGGTCTCAGCCTCGTGCAATTGCACGGGAACGAGAGCCCGGCAGAGTGCCGGCGCCTTCGTGTCCCCTTCGTGAAGGCGATCCGGGTCCAAGGCGAGCGCGATCTGGAGGCGTTACGCCTCTATCCGCAGGCGAGGGCGTTTCTGCTGGACACCTACGTCGCTGACCGACCGGGTGGGACCGGCAGGACCTTCCCGTGGGAGATCGCGACCAAGGCTGCGAGTGAGGCCAGGGTGATCCTGTCCGGTGGACTGACCCCGGACAATGTCGCCTTGGCGGTGGCGCAAGTCAGGCCGTATGCTGTCGATGTGAGTAGCGGTGTGGAAATCGCCCCAGGCCGGAAAGATCATCGCAAGGTGAGGGAGTTCATTGAGCAAGCAAGAAAAGCCGACACACGCTGAGGCGCGGCATCAGGGCCCGCTTCCGGATGCCCGCGGACATTTCGGCAGGTACGGAGGGAAGTTTGTGCCGGAGACCCTGATGGCGGCGCTCACGGAGCTGGAGAAGGTCTATCTCGATGCGAAGGCTGATCCTGGCTTTGAATCGGAGATGCAGCAGCTTCTCCGGCATTATGTGGGACGCCCGACGCCCCTCTATTTCGCGAGTCGGCTGACGGAACATCTGGGGGGGGCTCGCATTTACCTCAAACGTGAGGATCTCTGCCACACGGGTGCGCACAAGATTAATAATACTCTTGGCCAGATTCTCCTCGCCCGTCGCATGGGCAAGACTCGGGTCATCGCCGAGACGGGGGCCGGCCAGCATGGGGTGGCGACCGCCACAGTGGCCGCCCGATTTGGTCTGACTTGCGAGGTCTTCATGGGAACCGAGGACATGCGGCGGCAGGCCTTGAACGTTGTTCGGATGCGCCTGCTCGGCGCAAAGGTTACCCCGGTCGAGTCGGGGAGCCGGACCCTGAAGGACGCGATCAACGAGGCGATGCGCGACTGGGTCACGAACGTCGAGACGACGCACTATGTCCTGGGCTCGGTCCTGGGGGCCCATCCGTATCCGATGATGGTTCGGGACTTTCAATCAGTCATCGGCAAGGAGAC from Candidatus Methylomirabilis sp. includes these protein-coding regions:
- the trpE gene encoding anthranilate synthase component I, coding for MLHPSFNEFSRKAKDGNLIPVYREILADMETPVSAFRKIDRGEYAFLLESVEGGEKWGRYSFLGSNPSLVLKAKGSMIEVISKDGIQSHPIEKDVLEPLKAILSRYRPVQTDDLPRFYGGMIGFLAYDVVRQFERLPAITKDDLDLPDALFLLPDTLLIFDNVSHRIKVVSNVLIPEATPRRLREAYDDAARKIDGIVEALRRPLDMSQTQGRGEGTLRLDSSMSHAEFIQAVQRAQEYVRAGDIVQAVISQRLSTKTAADPFDIYRALRIINPSPYMYYLRLGDFRVVGSSPEVLVRLEEGRIDLRPIAGTRPRGRSDAEDLALEQELLDDPKERAEHIMLVDLGRNDVGRVAEVGSVTVSELMAVERYSHVMHIVSNVKGVLAEGYDAFDLLRACFPAGTVTGAPKIRAMEIIEELEQVRRGPYAGAVGYFGFSGNMDTCITIRTVVITDGIAHVQVGAGIVADSDPEREYEETMNKAKGMLKAIEMAESGDLLIGRAG
- a CDS encoding aminodeoxychorismate/anthranilate synthase component II, producing the protein MLVVIDNYDSFTYNLVQYLGELGERPRVFRNDQVTLEEIEALHPDQIVISPGPKTPKEAGISCDLIGQFAGKVSILGVCLGHQCIGAAFGGRIVRAARLMHGKTSPIHHDGQTIFSGLPNPFEATRYHSLLIDREEFPDCLEISAETAEGEIMGVRHKTHRIEGIQFHPESILTKEGKALLRNFLSLS
- the trpD gene encoding anthranilate phosphoribosyltransferase; this translates as MILEALQKVVERRDLSPEEAFMTMEEMMSGKASDPQIAAFLTALRCKGETVGEITSFARAMRTHVSPVVVGARCNVPLLVDTCGTGGDAGHTFNISTAAAFVTAGTGVRVAKHGNRSVSSLCGSADVMEALGVDLTLTPEQVGNCIDEVGIGFLYAPLLHTAMRYVMTARRDIRIRTVFNILGPLTNPAGASAQVVGVYEDRLTELLASALNDLGSKRAFVVFGLDGLDELSPTGESRVSEVKDGHVHTYVVSPEDFGLQRATLRDLQGGSAAENAAIIKKILGGEMGPKRDVVVMNAALAIVAGGKADDFKEGVRLAARSIDAGAAMEKLCRLVEFSRRYCRQ
- the trpC gene encoding indole-3-glycerol phosphate synthase TrpC, which translates into the protein MLRRILEYKRQEVTEREAAIPLAELRAQAFDSPPPRDFTTAVTRSRRETATREPLKAIAEIKRASPSAGAIREPLDVAEIAASYQAAGASAISVLTDGRFFKGSLKDIATARGAVDLPLLRKEFIISPYQIYESRAHRTDAILLIVAALDGSQLADFYSLATSLSLHPLVEVHTLTELETAKKAGATLIGINNRDLATLETRLDTTFALLPYLPPKAVVVSESGISRPEEMRRLAASPVDAVLVGEALLASSDPGGRLRELLLDANG
- a CDS encoding phosphoribosylanthranilate isomerase — its product is MIRVKICGITSQEDAWVAVEAGADALGFILVKGTPRYIEPEAAAVIAAQMPPFVATVGVFIDRTPEEIDQIVSASGLSLVQLHGNESPAECRRLRVPFVKAIRVQGERDLEALRLYPQARAFLLDTYVADRPGGTGRTFPWEIATKAASEARVILSGGLTPDNVALAVAQVRPYAVDVSSGVEIAPGRKDHRKVREFIEQARKADTR
- the trpB gene encoding tryptophan synthase subunit beta translates to MSKQEKPTHAEARHQGPLPDARGHFGRYGGKFVPETLMAALTELEKVYLDAKADPGFESEMQQLLRHYVGRPTPLYFASRLTEHLGGARIYLKREDLCHTGAHKINNTLGQILLARRMGKTRVIAETGAGQHGVATATVAARFGLTCEVFMGTEDMRRQALNVVRMRLLGAKVTPVESGSRTLKDAINEAMRDWVTNVETTHYVLGSVLGAHPYPMMVRDFQSVIGKETKAQILELEGRLPDYLVACVGGGSNSIGLFHTFLDEPAVRMIGVEAGGLGIETGRHAARFATGELGVLHGTMSYILQDDDGQIQTTHSVSAGLDYPSVGPEHSYLRDLGRIDFVSATDAEALEAFQLLSELEGLIPALESAHAIAHVGKLAPMLRKDEIVIVNLSGRGDKDVEVVAKLLGGEVQR